GAATAATTTAGATGTTCCAGTTCATCTCTATACGTTTGCCAGCCCTAGAGTTGGTGATAAAACGTTTGCCAGCCATTTTAATGCGATCGATGCCTACCGCATTATCAACAGCGAAGACTTAATTCAATCGATTCCTCTGCCAACAACCAAAATTTTTGATCCCCCAACTTTGAAGGGGCTGGATCAGGTCAAACAAAAACGAGTGACTGTCTTAAGAGAATTGCTGAAACTTGCTACAAAAGGACAGTCAGAACAGCAGTACCAGCATGTGGGCTTACCAATCACTTTTACTCATCAAACTGGAACGATCGCAGGAAATCACAACCACACTAAAACTTATCGACAAGCCTTAAGACTTAACGGCTAACAAAATGAGTTCCGTGAATGAGACTTTGCTAAATCTCAATGAAAGGTCTAGTAAAGCAAGCATGATTGAGGGCGATCGATTTCCTTACCACAAGAGCAACTTAAGAAATGATACTTCAATGTTCATCTCTTAAGACTCTCCCTTTCGTTTTTTGTCAATTCAATCCACAAAAAGATAATCAGGATTATGACAACACTTGATTCTACTTTCGGAAGCAATGGCGAAGTTACAACTGACTTTGGATTAGGCGATGACAACATTCAAAGCATTCTTTTGCAACCAGACGGCAAGATTGTAGTGATAGGAGATGCATTCAACGGTATTAGCTACGATTTTGCTATAGCAAGATATAACAGCGATGGTTCTTTAGACGCTACATTTGGAGCAGGTGGTAAAGTCACAACAAATTTTGGATTGACATCTGCGCAAGATACAGGTCTAGATGCTGTTCTACAAGCAGACGGCAAAATCTTGGTGGTGGGTGACGCAACGATTGGTGGTGACAACGATATTGCCTTAGCCCGCTACAACAGCGATGGCAGCTTAGACTCTAGTTTTAGCTCTGATGGTCTGGCTACATTGGACTTTGGAGGTGGTGATGATAAAGCATCTAGCATTGCTCTACAGTCTGATGGCAAGTTTTTAGTGGCAGGGAATGCCTATATCAATCCTGATTTAGACTTTGTTTTAGCCCGTTATAACAGCAACGGAAGTTTAGATGGCAACTTTGGTTCTAGTGGCTATGTAACTACTCACTTTGGGGTAGACAATGATGCTGCATTTGACTTGGCTGTGCAGTCAGACGGCAACATTTTAGTAGCTGGGTTTGTAGATGGCGGAACGTCTGGTTTAGACTTTGGTTTAGCCCGCTATACCAGCAGTGGAGTATTAGATACCAGCTTTGGCAATGGGGGTACAGTTAAAACTGATTTTGCTTTAAGTACTGATATCGCTACAAGCATAGCCTTACAACCTGATGGCAAGATTTTAGTGGCAGGTGAGGCAGGAATAAGTGGTGACAGCGACTTTGCCCTAGTCCGCTATAACGGCAATGGCACACTTGATACAAGCTTTGGCAATGGTGGAAAAATTACAACCGATTTTGGGTTCGGTAATGACAGGATTAGCAGCATAGTCTTGCAATCTGATGGCAAGATTTTGGTAGCAGGCAGAGCTTCGATCGGCAGTGCGTCTAATTTAGATTTTGCCCTCGCTCGCTATAACAGTAATGGAACGCTTGATACGAGCTTTGGCAATGGAGGCACATTTACAGTTGACTTTGGCTCTGGAGAAGCTACCGCCTATAAAGTTCTGCTACAACAAACAGGTCAAATTCTGGTTGGAGGGCAAGCTCTCATCGGCTCTGACCGTGATTTCGCCTTGGCCCGCCTTGCACCACCTCCTACGGTTCAGTTTTCTCAAGCAGTTCCCTATCAAGCAGGGGAAGGGGCAGGAACAACTAGCGTCGTCAATCTTGTCCGTAATGGTGATACCACGATCGCTTCACAAGTCCAAGTAAACATTAGTGGAGGAACAGCAACCGCAGGCACAGATTATAGCAACACAGGATTTCCCTTAACCATCAGTTTTGCTGCCGGAGAAACAAGTAAAGCTGTCGCAATTCCGATCGCTCAAGATACGCTCGTTGAAGGCACAGAAACACTTACTTTCTCGATCGCTAGTCTCAGTAATGCTACGATCGGTGCAACGAATACTGCCACGTTACAAGTTCTAGACGATGATATTAATCCTGGAACTGGAACGGGTCAAACAACCGATCGTTTGATCGGTGATGCATCAGCAAACACCCTAGTAGGAAATGCGAATGATAATGTTTTGTCAGGGCAAGGAGGAAACGATATTCTCACAGGAGGTAATGGAAGAGATCAATTTGTCTTTGATATTAATGCCCCTTTCAATAAGCAAGTAATAGGTATTGACTCAATTACCGATTTCACTCGTACTGTCGATACAATTATTCTCGATCGCACCACCTTCTCGAAATTCAAAGGCACTCAACTTAGACCAATCGACTTTGCATCAGTTAAGACAATCTCACAAGCCAAGAAAAGTAAGGCATTAATTACCTACGTTCGCTCGATAGGTGCATTGTGCTACAACGAAAACAAAGCAAAGTCAGGGTTTGGTGCAGGTGGACAGTTTGCTGATCTAACCGATGGACTGAAACTATCGAGATTAGACATTTCAATCGTGAATTAACAGCACTAAACAATTACAGAATTGTTGTTTCGCTGCGGTCGATCGCTCTCCTATACCACGATGAATGCAGAGAGCGATCGTTTACAGCCAACAGGATCACTGTTGAATTAACTTCAAAAATATAGCTTTCACCAGAACAATTAGGACATGGAAAGGCATCCTCACTCAACACTAGAAACCTGAGTGCATTTATGGCAAAAACGTACAGTTATGACTTGCAACAAAAGATGACCCTATGGAAATCATGACACGATCGCAAAAAACAGCAAAAGCTATCAAGCTGCTAACAGTTGGAATCTTAAGCTTAGGGTTGAACTATGTGCCCAAGCCACCGGCCGCTGAAGCCCAAGTTTGTAATCCCTTTGGCTGTTCTCAACCAGGTGCAGGACAATGTAACCCCTTTGGCTGCCCGAATCCAGGTGCAGCAGAGTGCAATCCTTTTGGCTGTCCGGCGGGGAGTTCTAGTCCACCAGCCAATAGCAACAATGCGACGCAGAGCGATATCAATAACGGTTTAGGACTGCTTCGGCAAATTTTTGGCGGCGGTAATGGCAATAATAATGGAAACGGTAACAATAGCAATTCTGGTCGTTCTGGTCGCTCGAGCGGGCGCAATAGCGGCGATCAAGAACTCAACCGCATTCTTGCCACCTATGGTTTAGTACCAGCAGATTGCAATCCAGGCGTAGTCGAGATTAAAGTTAGCAGCAATTTAGATCGATCGGTTTGTGCAATTCCTACCGCCCAGTACCCATCGGGACTTTATGTTCTGAACCAGCAGGATTACTCTATTTCACCAATCGGCAACCGTCAATCTATCGGACAGCCACCCCAGCAACAGAATGTGCAACCCGCCCAAACTATCTACGTTCAACCGTCTCAACCTTTCCAACAGCCTGTCTACCAACCGCAGCAACCTTTTAATCAGCCTGTTTATATGCAGCCGTCGCAACCTATTCAAGTTCAACAAAATGGACAGACTCAAAGTGCGGTCTTAATGGTAGGCAATCCGAGCCAGCCCGTTCCCACCGACATCACTGCACAAATCACAGCTTCTCTAGCAGGTCGAGGGTTATCTCCTATCCCTTGCAGTGCCAATCCGGGTGTAACGGTTCTCATTGGGCAGTATATGGCCTGTGCTTACCCAACCTCTAGTTATCCAGCAGGACGTTACACTCTCCGGTAATTTTGTTTTTGAATCGTTCATCGCATCAATATATCTGCTCTTAGTTTTTGAAAGAACCATGCAAGTTTGTATTTTATTTCGTCTACTATCTCCAGCTTGCGTCGCTTTAGTTAGCATTGGGCTGTGTTTTGATGCGTTTAGACCTGCTTATGCACAAACATATTCGCCGATCGCACCAGTTGCCCCCGTCATCCCGCTAAACGGTACACTTGTTCCAGTTGATCCAGCTATCCCTCAGGCTCCTGCTTCTACGGCTCCTGCCGCCAGTTCTGCACCATCAACCAGTCTACAATTTGCCTTCACTAATACATTGGAATATGGTGATTGCTTAGAGGTTGTGCTGCAACTCTATGAAAAGACCCGTGAACTGACACCTCGCGAACGTCAAAATCAATGTTTTACTAGCTTTCAGGAAGCCTATCCTAATGGAAGTCTGACTCAAACTCAAGCACTCAACGCGATCGCAACTGCCAACTTCTATGTCACGACCTTACTAGCCCGCGAACTTTATCCGGTTAGAGGTCAGCGGCTGCGAGTTGCCCAACAACTTGGCTTCATCTACAAAATCGACGAAACTGATCCGCTCATTCGGGAAATGGCATCTCAATCAAAGCAATAAATCCAGCAGATTTGCTTGAGCCAAGCGGTCTTTACCTACCCTACCCTACCTCGATCGCCCCTAGCTCTCTCAATGTCTCCTGTTGCGCCTCTGTTAATCCCGTTAGTCGTGTGATATTCATGCCTTCATAAGGGCGAGGAGGCCTGAGCGTTTTCAAACAGACTCCAGTTTCAGCCTGCCAGAGCTTAATCGTACCGTCTAAACTACTGCTGATGATAAGAGGAGTGGTTTCGTTAGTTCCAGCGATCGATTGCCAGAGAACTGTCAGGATGCCGCTTGTATGTCCTCGCAACGTTCGGAGACATTTGCCTGTGTCGATGTCCCAAATTCTTATGGTTTGGTCGAAGCCACCGCTCACCAATTGTCGATCGTCTGGACTAAAGCAGATCGAAGTAACGGCTCCCTGATGCCCGGTCAATGTTTTTAGACAGGTTCCCGTCTGCTGATCCCAGAGCTTAATCGTTTGGTCATGGCTGCAACTCGCAATTTGTTGACCATCTGAGCTTAATGCTGCTTGCCAGATCCGATCGCTATGTCCTCGCAGCACCCGTAAACATCTGCCTGTCTCAACTTCCCAGACTCGAATCGTTTGATCAAAGCTGCTGCTGACTAAATCGCTTCCATCTGGGCTAAAACAAACGCACAGCACCGGATTCGTATGGTCTGATAGTGTCCTCAAACATGCTCCAGTTTGCACGTCCCAAAGTTTGATCGTTTTATCATAACTGCCAGTAGCCAGCAGATCTCCCCTAGGATGAAAGGCGGCTGTCCAAACCCAATTACGATGCTCCTGACTCACCCAGCAGGCTCCCTGCTGCACGTTCCAGAGCTTGACAGTATGATCAGCGCTAGTACTAACCATAAATTCACCCAACGGTGAAAAGGCGACTGTCCAAACAATGTCACTATGTCCTTGAATAGTCTGAGTTAATTGTCCGTTAGGCAAATCCCAAAGTCGGAGGGTTTTGTCTTCATGTCCGCTCACCAAAGTTTGACGATCGGGGCAAAGGGCGATCGAAGAAATGATATTGGTATATCCTTGAAATGTTTTGATGCATTGTCCCGTCTGGAGATCCCAGAGTTTAACTGCATGGTCATCGCCGCCACTGGCAATCTGTGTGCCATCTGCACTTAACGCAACCGCCATCAGTTTTTTGCCATGTCCATACAGCGTTCTGAGACATCGCCCGGTCGCAACCTCCCAAATTTTTACCGTCTGATCAAAACTACTGCTAACTAAATAGCGATGATCGGGACTAAAGTCCATCTGGCTAATGCCTTCAGTATGTCCTTCTAAGCTGTGCAGACATTGATGGGTTGCCAAATCCCAAATTTGTATGGCTGGATTTAGACTGGTGCTGGCTAAGTACTGTCCATTGCGACTAAAAGCCAGCATGACTACGGTCGGGTAGTGTGACTTTAAAGTGGCTTCACAGTGCCCAGTCTGAAGATTCCACAAGTTAATGTTTTGGGTGGCGGTGCTGACTGCAATCGTTTGACGATCGGGACTAAACGCGATCGCTCGGGCCAGATAGGTAAATCCTTGCAGCTTGGCAATTTGCTGTTCTGGAGCTTCGACATCCCAAAGCTGAATTGTTGCATTTTTGGAGTCACTATTTTTTAAGCGATTCATTATCCTGCGTTCATCAGGGCTAAAGGTGATTGCGTTGAGCAGATTTGCCGGACCGCGCAGCGCTTGCAGGCAGTCTCCCGTTGCAACATCCCATAGCTTCACGACATAATCATCGCTTGCGCTCGCCAAGGTAATGCCATTGGGGCTAAAAACCAATGAAAAGATCCAGCTATGATGACCACTTAAAGTTAGGAGTTTTTGCCCACTGTGAATCTGCCAAACGTGAATTTCGCCACGAGTATCACTGGCTGCAATCCGCTGCCCATCCGGACTAAATGCCACTGAAACAACGCCACCCAACGTTTCGGTTAATACCGAGCGATGCAGCGAAGCATCTGTGAAGTTGGTGCGATGGAGCGTAGCATCAGCTAGATAAGCCTGAGCAATAACTAATTCAGCAAAATTCCGATCGCTCAAATCAGACTGCAAAACCTGGAGCAAATTAATTAGATTGCCTGCGGCATAACCTGTATAAGATAGTGGCTTGCCGCGCAGCGTGCCTAACAGTTGATCAACTAAAAATTCGACAGTCGCTTTTCCGTTAAAGGTTGTCAGCAAGGTTTGGGCGGTCGGTTGCAAAA
Above is a window of Trichocoleus sp. DNA encoding:
- a CDS encoding Calx-beta domain-containing protein, which codes for MTTLDSTFGSNGEVTTDFGLGDDNIQSILLQPDGKIVVIGDAFNGISYDFAIARYNSDGSLDATFGAGGKVTTNFGLTSAQDTGLDAVLQADGKILVVGDATIGGDNDIALARYNSDGSLDSSFSSDGLATLDFGGGDDKASSIALQSDGKFLVAGNAYINPDLDFVLARYNSNGSLDGNFGSSGYVTTHFGVDNDAAFDLAVQSDGNILVAGFVDGGTSGLDFGLARYTSSGVLDTSFGNGGTVKTDFALSTDIATSIALQPDGKILVAGEAGISGDSDFALVRYNGNGTLDTSFGNGGKITTDFGFGNDRISSIVLQSDGKILVAGRASIGSASNLDFALARYNSNGTLDTSFGNGGTFTVDFGSGEATAYKVLLQQTGQILVGGQALIGSDRDFALARLAPPPTVQFSQAVPYQAGEGAGTTSVVNLVRNGDTTIASQVQVNISGGTATAGTDYSNTGFPLTISFAAGETSKAVAIPIAQDTLVEGTETLTFSIASLSNATIGATNTATLQVLDDDINPGTGTGQTTDRLIGDASANTLVGNANDNVLSGQGGNDILTGGNGRDQFVFDINAPFNKQVIGIDSITDFTRTVDTIILDRTTFSKFKGTQLRPIDFASVKTISQAKKSKALITYVRSIGALCYNENKAKSGFGAGGQFADLTDGLKLSRLDISIVN
- a CDS encoding NB-ARC domain-containing protein — its product is MSEDLGIALSTVSNFLNAKPVDRATFEEICSKLGLAWKEIADWGGEAISQSDENLPAELIASATAEVDQDWGEAPDSVTFYGREVELALLEQWVVEDHCRLVLLLGMGGAGKTALSVKLLEQIGDRFDMFVWRSLRNAPPLKTLLSDLILSLSHQQATLPDRLEVQFSKLVELLRQRRCLLVLDNAESVLQSGGTGQYQEGYEAYEALFTSIANGRHQSSLIVTSREQPRSLTAQIGETKVRSLSLTGLSLESGKQILAARGLVDSNQSFQKLVHAYSGNPLAIKIAAATICSTFSGNIHSFLQQQVVAYGGIWDLLDQQFDRLNQLEQQVMYWLAIEREWVAFADLFGNWIPTIAQRQLLEALESLQGRSLIETSKAGFTQQPVVMEYMTQKLIDHCHQEITNQTLHLCKSHALLKAQAQDYIREIQVRLILQPTAQTLLTTFNGKATVEFLVDQLLGTLRGKPLSYTGYAAGNLINLLQVLQSDLSDRNFAELVIAQAYLADATLHRTNFTDASLHRSVLTETLGGVVSVAFSPDGQRIAASDTRGEIHVWQIHSGQKLLTLSGHHSWIFSLVFSPNGITLASASDDYVVKLWDVATGDCLQALRGPANLLNAITFSPDERRIMNRLKNSDSKNATIQLWDVEAPEQQIAKLQGFTYLARAIAFSPDRQTIAVSTATQNINLWNLQTGHCEATLKSHYPTVVMLAFSRNGQYLASTSLNPAIQIWDLATHQCLHSLEGHTEGISQMDFSPDHRYLVSSSFDQTVKIWEVATGRCLRTLYGHGKKLMAVALSADGTQIASGGDDHAVKLWDLQTGQCIKTFQGYTNIISSIALCPDRQTLVSGHEDKTLRLWDLPNGQLTQTIQGHSDIVWTVAFSPLGEFMVSTSADHTVKLWNVQQGACWVSQEHRNWVWTAAFHPRGDLLATGSYDKTIKLWDVQTGACLRTLSDHTNPVLCVCFSPDGSDLVSSSFDQTIRVWEVETGRCLRVLRGHSDRIWQAALSSDGQQIASCSHDQTIKLWDQQTGTCLKTLTGHQGAVTSICFSPDDRQLVSGGFDQTIRIWDIDTGKCLRTLRGHTSGILTVLWQSIAGTNETTPLIISSSLDGTIKLWQAETGVCLKTLRPPRPYEGMNITRLTGLTEAQQETLRELGAIEVG